In the genome of Rhodamnia argentea isolate NSW1041297 chromosome 3, ASM2092103v1, whole genome shotgun sequence, one region contains:
- the LOC115730641 gene encoding small RNA degrading nuclease 3-like, translated as MADQLNIAEKKVLVEVVKLAQKRGMSGAKGVWKDFLNSYDKQLGASLSDPSRRSKEVLVAFLKTFTDESDLKLFAKVIQCHSNHALTELFKEESPQHESPEQRLVHLTLEHPQYPSEYSFPSYEEEWVVTKLKKKSKVMRSTDVVAVDCEMVLCEDGTEACVRVCVVDRSLKVKLNEFVNPGKAIADYRTEITGIVAADLDGIKCSLSDVQKSMKKLLSHGTIIVGHSLNGDLRALKLDHARVIDTSYIFQYPDASFQRKPSLNNLCKSVLGYEVRAKGAPHNCLDDASAVMKLVLAVIERGCDTNILCLHDDVPDSEVAKLLLHRIPKIVPVGELYRAIPGEFTVEPKPSKNARGDTYSALAVFSSMEEAHRVYESLEGTSEKDSYERSQKVITLHLSTVLRLIYFLKKRAAEMLDSGDLKKQKASKIGEIETAGVNQCDDHLKEIERLKEELRQKDLQIVSRCGDHLQEIERLKHELSQKKLKISILHKIVQQQK; from the exons ATGGCAGACCAACTCAACATCGCAGAGAAAAAA GTTCTTGTCGAAGTAGTGAAACTGGCCCAGAAACGGGGAATGAGCGGTGCTAAAGGAGTGTGGAAGGATTTTTTGAACAGTTATGACAAGCAATTAGGGGCCTCTTTAAGTGATCCCTCGAGGAGGTCCAAGGAGGTATTGGTTGCTTTCTTGAAGACTTTTACTGATGAGAGCGATTTGAAG CTTTTTGCCAAAGTTATTCAGTGCCATTCGAACCATGCCCTAACGGAGCTATTCAAAGAGGAATCTCCACAGCATGAGTCCCCGGAGCAG AGATTAGTTCATCTCACTCTGGAGCATCCACAATACCCATCAGAATATTCTTTCCCATCATATGAAGAG GAATGGGTGGTTACAAAGCTCAAGAAAAAGTCCAAGGTGATGAGGTCAACCGATGTGGTTGCTGTTGACTGTGAGATGGTGCTTTGTGAAGATGGCACTGAAGCTTGTGTGAGAGTATGTGTTGTGGATCGCAGTCTGAAG GTCAAACTTAATGAGTTTGTCAATCCTGGTAAAGCAATTGCAGATTACAGAACTGAGATTACAGGAATCGTTGCAGCAGATTTGGATGGAATTAAATGCTCATTGTCAGATGTACAG AAATCTATGAAGAAGCTATTATCACATGGAACTATTATAGTTGGCCACAGTTTGAACGGTGACTTGCGAG CACTGAAGCTGGATCATGCGAGAGTAATTGATACCTCATACATTTTCCAGTATCCTGATGCATCTTTTCAAAGAAAGCCATCTTTAAATAATCTGTGTAAG TCTGTTCTGGGCTATGAAGTTAGAGCTAAGGGTGCACCACATAATTGCCTAGATGATGCTTCTGCTGTAATGAAGCTTGTTCTTGCTGTTATTGAGCGTGGATGCGATACAAatattctgtgtctccatgatGAC gTACCTGATTCCGAAGTGGCAAAGCTGCTGCTTCACCGGATACCTAAAATTGTGCCTGTAGGAGAATTATATAGAGCAATACCTGGGGAATTTACAGTTGAACCAAAG CCATCTAAGAATGCTCGTGGGGATACATATTCAGCTTTGGCCGTTTTCAGCAGTATGGAAGAGGCACATCGAGTCTATGAAAGTTTAGAGGGGACTTCAGAGAAG GACTCATATGAACGGTCTCAGAAAGTAATTACATTGCATCTCAGTACGGTACTGAGGTTAATCTAT TTTTTAAAGAAGAGAGCAGCCGAGATGTTGGATTCTGGGGACTTGAAAAAACAGAAGGCGAGCAAGATCGGAGAGATTGAGACGGCCGGTGTTAATCAGTGCGACGATCACTTGAAAGAGATCGAGAGATTGAAGGAGGAGCTGAGGCAAAAGGATCTTCAAATAGTAAGTCGTTGTGGAGACCACTTGCAAGAGATTGAAAGATTAAAGCATGAGTTATCCCAAAAGAAACTCAAGATCTCTATTCTCCACAAGATTGTTCAACAACAGAAGTAA